In a single window of the Rhinolophus ferrumequinum isolate MPI-CBG mRhiFer1 chromosome 21, mRhiFer1_v1.p, whole genome shotgun sequence genome:
- the SHMT1 gene encoding serine hydroxymethyltransferase, cytosolic produces MATPVSGSHKDADLWPSHEKMMAQPLKDSDVEVYNIIKKESNRQRVGLELIASENFASRAVLEALGSCLNNKYSEGYPGQRYYGGTEFVDELEILCQKRALQVYDLDPQCWGVNVQPYSGSPANFAVYTALVEPHGRIMGLDLPDGGHLTHGFMTEKKKISATSIFFESMPYKVNPETGYINYDQLEENARLFHPKLIIAGTSCYSRNLDYARLRRIADDNGAYLMADMAHISGLVAAGVVPSPFEHCHVVSTTTHKTLRGCRAGMIFYRRGVRSVDPKTGKEILYNLESLINSAVFPGLQGGPHNHAIAGVAVALKQAMTPEFRIYQRQVVANSRALAATLMELGYTVVTGGSDNHLILVDLRSKGTDGGRAEKVLEACSIACNKNTCPGDKSALRPSGLRLGTPALTSRGLLEKEFQKVAHFIHRGIELTLQLQSDVGARATLKEFKEKLAGDEKHRSAIRALREEVESFASLFPLPGLPDF; encoded by the exons ATGGCGACTCCAGTCAGCGGGTCTCACAAGGATGCCGACCTGTGGCCCTCGCATGAGAAAATGATGGCACAGCCCCTGAAAGACAGCGACGTTGAG GTTTACAACATCATTAAGAAGGAGAGTAACCGGCAGAGGGTTGGATTGGAGCTGATCGCCTCCGAGAATTTCGCCAGCCGGGCAGTTTTGGAGGCCCTAGGCTCTTGCTTAAATAACAAGTACTCTGAGGGGTACCCAGGCCAGAG GTATTATGGCGGGACTGAGTTTGTCGATGAGCTGGAGATCCTCTGTCAGAAACGAGCGCTGCAGGTCTATGATCTGGACCCCCAGTGCTGGGGGGTCAACGTCCAGCCATATTCAG GCTCCCCTGCCAACTTCGCAGTGTACACCGCCCTGGTGGAACCCCACGGGCGCATCATGGGTCTGGACCTGCCCGATGGAGGCCACCTGACCCATGGCTTCatgacagaaaagaagaaaatctcgGCTACATCCATCTTTTTTGAATCTATGCCCTATAAG GTGAACCCGGAGACTGGCTACATCAACTATGACCAACTGGAGGAAAACGCCCGCCTGTTCCACCCGAAGCTGATTATCGCAG GAACCAGCTGCTACTCCCGAAACCTGGACTATGCTCGACTGCGGAGGATTGCCGATGACAATGGAGCGTATCTCATGGCGGACATGGCGCACATCAGTGGGCTGGTAGCGGCGGGCGTGGTGCCCTCGCCCTTCGAACACTGCCACGTGGTGTCCACCACCACCCACAAAACGCTGAGAGGCTGCCGAGCCGGCATGATCTTCTACAGGAGAG GAGTACGCAGCGTGGATCCCAAAACCGGCAAAGAGATTCTGTACAACCTGGAGTCGCTCATCAACTCTGCTGTGTTCCCAGGCCTGCAGGGAGGTCCCCACAACCACGCCATTGCTG GTGTTGCTGTGGCCCTGAAGCAAGCCATGACGCCAGAGTTCAGAATCTATCAGCGCCAGGTGGTGGCCAACAGCAGGGCTCTGGCTGCGACCTTGATGGAGCTGGGCTACACGGTCGTGACAG GTGGTTCTGACAACCATTTGATCCTCGTGGATCTCCGTTCCAAAGGCACAGATGGTGGCAGGGCTGAGAAGGTGCTAGAAGCCTGTTCTATTGCCTGCAACAAGAACACCTGCCCAG GTGACAAAAGTGCACTGCGACCCAGCGGGCTGCGACTGGGGACCCCAGCACTGACGTCCCGAGGACTTctggaaaaagagttccaaaaagtAGCCCACTTTATTCACAGAG GGATAGAACTGACTCTGCAGCTTCAGAGCGACGTCGGTGCCAGAGCCACCCTGAAGGAGTTCAAGGAGAAGCTGGCAGGGGACGAGAAGCACCGCAGTGCCATCAGGGCTCtcagggaggaggtggagagCTTCGcgtctctcttccctctgcctggcctgCCCGACTTCTAG